The following proteins come from a genomic window of Pseudomonas hygromyciniae:
- a CDS encoding aminotransferase-like domain-containing protein: protein MTLYVNLAELLGTRIEQGFYRPGDRLPSVRALSVEHGVSLSTVQQAYRLLEDNGLATPKPKSGYFVPVGRELPALPAVGRPAQRPVEISQWDQVLELVRAVPRKDVIQMGRGMPDVMSPTIKPLLRSLARVSRRQDLPGLYYDNIYGCMELREQIARLSLDSGCQLDAQDIVITTGCHEALSSSIRAICEPGDIVAVDSPSFHGAMQTLKGLGMKALEIPTDPLTGISLEALELALEQWPIKVIQLTPNCNNPLGYIMPEARKRALLTLAQRFDVAIIEDDVYGELAYSYPRPRTIKSFDEDGRVLLCSSFSKTLAPGLRIGWVAPGRYLERVLHMKYISTGSTATQPQIAIAEFLKNGHFEPHLRRMRTQYQRNRDLMLDWVSRYFPVGTRASRPQGSFMLWVELPEGFDTLRLNRALVEQGVQIAVGSIFSASGKYRNCLRMNYAAKPTPQIEEAVRKVGATAIKMLAEAERQQD, encoded by the coding sequence ATGACCCTCTACGTCAACCTCGCCGAACTGCTGGGCACCCGCATCGAACAGGGCTTCTATCGCCCCGGCGATCGCCTGCCCTCGGTGCGCGCCCTGAGCGTGGAACATGGGGTCAGCCTGAGCACCGTGCAACAGGCTTACCGGTTACTGGAAGATAACGGCCTGGCGACGCCCAAGCCAAAATCCGGCTACTTCGTGCCCGTTGGGCGCGAGCTGCCGGCGCTGCCCGCAGTAGGCCGGCCAGCTCAGCGCCCGGTGGAGATTTCCCAGTGGGACCAAGTGCTGGAGTTGGTCCGCGCGGTGCCGCGCAAAGACGTCATACAGATGGGCCGCGGCATGCCCGATGTAATGTCGCCGACCATCAAGCCCCTGCTGCGCAGCCTGGCCCGGGTCAGCCGACGCCAGGACCTGCCGGGTCTGTATTACGACAACATCTACGGCTGTATGGAGCTACGCGAGCAAATAGCCCGTCTGTCATTGGATTCCGGCTGCCAGCTCGACGCCCAGGACATCGTGATCACCACCGGCTGCCACGAAGCGTTGTCCTCCAGCATCCGTGCGATTTGCGAGCCCGGCGATATCGTCGCCGTCGACTCGCCGAGCTTCCACGGCGCCATGCAGACCCTCAAGGGCCTGGGCATGAAAGCCCTGGAAATCCCCACCGACCCGCTCACCGGCATCAGCCTAGAAGCCCTGGAACTGGCCCTGGAGCAATGGCCGATCAAGGTCATCCAACTGACGCCCAACTGCAACAACCCCCTGGGCTACATCATGCCCGAGGCGCGCAAGCGGGCGCTGCTGACCCTGGCCCAGCGCTTTGACGTGGCGATCATCGAAGACGATGTGTATGGCGAACTGGCCTACAGCTACCCGCGACCGCGCACCATCAAATCCTTCGACGAAGATGGCCGCGTCCTACTCTGCAGCTCGTTCTCCAAGACCCTGGCCCCCGGCCTGCGGATCGGCTGGGTAGCACCTGGACGTTATCTGGAGCGGGTGCTGCACATGAAATACATCAGCACCGGCTCCACTGCCACCCAACCACAGATCGCCATTGCCGAATTCCTCAAGAACGGGCACTTCGAACCGCATTTGCGGCGGATGCGTACCCAATACCAGCGTAATCGCGACCTGATGCTCGATTGGGTCAGCCGCTATTTCCCCGTCGGCACCCGCGCCAGCCGGCCCCAGGGCAGCTTTATGCTGTGGGTGGAACTGCCCGAGGGGTTCGACACGCTCAGGCTCAACCGTGCCCTGGTCGAGCAAGGGGTACAGATTGCCGTAGGCAGTATCTTTTCCGCCTCGGGCAAATACCGTAATTGCCTGCGGATGAACTACGCTGCCAAACCAACACCCCAGATTGAAGAGGCGGTGCGCAAGGTCGGGGCAACGGCGATCAAGATGCTCGCTGAAGCTGAACGGCAGCAGGACTGA
- a CDS encoding Lrp/AsnC ligand binding domain-containing protein, protein MRTNTQTKRELDKIDRNILRILQADGRISFTELGEKVGLSTTPCTERVRRLEREGIIMGYNARLNPQHLKGSLLVFVEISLDYKSGDTFEEFRRAVLKLPHVLECHLVSGDFDYLVKARISEMASYRKLLGDILLKLPHVRESKSYIVMEEVKESLNLPIPD, encoded by the coding sequence ATGCGGACCAATACCCAGACCAAGCGGGAGCTGGACAAGATCGACCGCAACATCCTGCGCATCCTGCAGGCAGACGGGCGGATCTCATTTACCGAGCTAGGGGAGAAGGTAGGGTTGTCGACCACGCCCTGCACTGAACGGGTCCGGCGCCTGGAGCGCGAGGGGATCATCATGGGCTACAACGCCCGCCTCAATCCGCAGCACTTGAAGGGTAGCCTGCTGGTGTTTGTCGAGATCAGCCTCGACTACAAATCCGGCGATACCTTCGAAGAATTCCGACGTGCCGTGCTGAAACTGCCCCATGTGCTGGAGTGCCACCTGGTCTCGGGGGATTTCGACTATCTAGTGAAGGCGCGGATTTCCGAAATGGCTTCGTACCGCAAACTGCTGGGCGACATCCTGCTCAAGCTGCCCCATGTGCGCGAGTCCAAGAGCTATATCGTGATGGAAGAGGTGAAAGAGAGCCTGAACCTGCCGATCCCGGATTGA
- a CDS encoding MFS transporter — protein sequence MRWATYFAVLASVLSVGLALGVSMPLVSLRLESWGYGNFAIGIMAAMPAFGVLLGAKVSSRLASWLGTANLMRLCLWAGAVSIGLLAVLPSYPVWLVLRLMIGVILTIVFILGESWINQLVVEQWRGRLVALYGCTYALSQLSGPLLLGVLGTDHDYGFWVGVGLLIVAPFLLLGRSGAPTAEAFSVTFGDLWGFCRGLPAIAWAVALFAAFEAMILTLLPVYCLQQGFTAEVALAMVSTVVVGDALLQLPIGALADYLPRRTLFLGCAVLLLLSSLAIAPLLDTWLIWPIWVLFGASAGGLFTLSLILIGERYRDDALVRANAHIAQLWGIGCLIGPLVAGAGSQWISGHALPWLMAAGALGLVILLLRQGAFGAEHPA from the coding sequence ATGCGTTGGGCGACTTACTTTGCCGTCCTGGCTTCAGTACTCAGCGTCGGCCTTGCCCTGGGCGTCAGCATGCCGCTGGTGTCTCTGCGCCTGGAAAGCTGGGGCTATGGCAACTTTGCCATCGGCATCATGGCGGCGATGCCGGCGTTCGGTGTGTTGTTGGGCGCCAAGGTGTCGAGCCGCCTGGCTTCCTGGCTGGGTACGGCAAACCTGATGCGCCTGTGCCTGTGGGCCGGGGCGGTTTCCATCGGGTTGCTGGCGGTATTGCCCAGCTATCCGGTGTGGCTGGTGCTGCGGTTGATGATTGGGGTGATCCTGACCATTGTGTTTATCCTCGGCGAAAGCTGGATCAACCAACTGGTGGTGGAGCAGTGGCGTGGCCGGCTGGTGGCGCTGTATGGCTGTACCTACGCCTTGAGCCAGCTGTCGGGACCGTTGTTGCTCGGCGTGCTGGGCACCGATCACGACTATGGCTTCTGGGTTGGCGTCGGACTGTTGATCGTTGCGCCCTTCCTGCTGCTGGGGCGTAGCGGGGCGCCGACGGCAGAGGCCTTCAGCGTGACCTTTGGCGACTTATGGGGATTTTGCCGGGGCTTGCCGGCGATCGCCTGGGCGGTGGCATTGTTTGCCGCGTTCGAGGCGATGATTCTGACGCTGTTGCCGGTGTATTGCCTGCAACAGGGCTTCACTGCCGAAGTGGCGTTGGCGATGGTCAGCACCGTGGTAGTAGGCGATGCCCTGCTGCAATTGCCGATTGGTGCGCTGGCCGACTACCTGCCCAGGCGCACCCTGTTTCTCGGCTGTGCGGTGCTGTTGCTGCTGTCGAGCCTGGCCATTGCGCCGTTGCTGGATACCTGGCTGATCTGGCCGATCTGGGTCCTGTTCGGTGCCAGTGCGGGGGGCTTGTTCACCTTGTCGTTGATTCTGATCGGCGAGCGCTACCGTGACGATGCGCTGGTGCGAGCCAATGCCCATATTGCCCAGTTGTGGGGGATTGGTTGCCTGATCGGGCCGCTGGTGGCGGGGGCTGGCAGCCAGTGGATCAGCGGGCACGCGTTGCCGTGGTTGATGGCTGCGGGGGCCTTGGGGTTGGTGATTCTGTTGTTGCGCCAAGGCGCGTTTGGCGCAGAGCATCCGGCCTGA
- a CDS encoding NAD(P)/FAD-dependent oxidoreductase yields the protein MTASARHTASYYAASSLPQPDYPALAGEVVADVCVVGGGFSGLNTALELAERGFSVVLLEARKIAWGASGRNGGQLIRGVGHGLDQFANVVGTEGVRQMKLMGLEAVEIVRQRVERFQIDCDLTWGYCDLANKPRDLQGLAADAEELHKLGYGHELRLLQASEMGSVIGSDRYVGGMIDMGSGHLHPLNLALGEAAAAQQLGVRLFEQSEAVRIDYGPEVKVHTAHGSVRSKTLVLGCNAYLNGLNPHLSGKVLPAGSYIIATEPLSPAQAAELLPQNMAVCDQRVTVDYFRLSADRRLLFGGACHYSGRDPQDIAAYMRPKMLKVFPQLAETKIDYQWGGMIGIGANRLPQIGRLADQPNVYFAQAYAGHGLNATHLAGKLLAEAISGQQCGRFDLFAQVPHITFPGGKHLRSPLLALGMLWHRLKEVL from the coding sequence ATGACCGCCAGCGCCCGGCACACCGCTTCCTACTACGCCGCCAGCAGCCTGCCGCAACCCGATTACCCGGCGCTGGCGGGTGAGGTCGTCGCCGATGTGTGCGTGGTGGGCGGCGGGTTTTCCGGGCTGAACACCGCGCTGGAGCTGGCTGAGCGGGGCTTTAGCGTCGTGCTGCTGGAGGCCCGCAAGATCGCCTGGGGCGCCAGCGGGCGCAATGGCGGGCAGCTCATTCGTGGCGTCGGCCACGGCCTTGATCAGTTTGCCAATGTGGTCGGCACCGAAGGCGTGCGGCAGATGAAATTGATGGGCCTGGAAGCCGTGGAAATCGTGCGCCAACGGGTCGAGCGCTTCCAGATTGATTGCGACCTGACCTGGGGTTACTGCGACCTGGCCAACAAGCCTCGCGACCTGCAGGGCCTGGCCGCCGATGCCGAAGAACTGCACAAACTTGGCTATGGTCATGAACTGCGCCTGCTGCAAGCCTCGGAGATGGGCAGCGTGATCGGTTCCGACCGTTACGTGGGCGGCATGATCGACATGGGCTCCGGCCACCTGCATCCGCTGAACCTGGCCCTCGGCGAAGCCGCCGCCGCGCAGCAACTGGGGGTCAGGCTATTCGAGCAGTCCGAAGCCGTGCGCATCGACTACGGCCCTGAAGTCAAAGTCCACACGGCCCACGGCAGCGTGCGCTCCAAGACCCTGGTGCTGGGCTGCAATGCCTACCTCAACGGCCTCAACCCCCACCTGAGCGGTAAGGTGCTGCCCGCCGGCAGCTATATCATCGCCACCGAACCCTTGAGCCCGGCCCAGGCAGCCGAGCTGCTGCCGCAAAACATGGCGGTGTGTGATCAGCGGGTCACGGTGGACTACTTCCGGTTATCCGCCGACCGGCGCCTGCTGTTTGGCGGTGCTTGCCACTATTCCGGACGCGACCCTCAAGACATCGCAGCCTATATGCGGCCCAAGATGCTCAAGGTCTTCCCGCAATTGGCCGAGACGAAGATCGACTACCAATGGGGCGGCATGATCGGCATCGGCGCCAACCGCCTGCCGCAGATTGGCCGGTTGGCCGACCAACCCAACGTGTACTTTGCCCAGGCCTATGCCGGCCATGGCCTGAACGCCACCCACCTGGCGGGCAAGCTGCTGGCCGAAGCCATCAGCGGCCAGCAGTGTGGGCGCTTCGATCTGTTTGCCCAGGTGCCCCACATCACCTTCCCTGGCGGCAAGCACTTGCGCTCACCGCTGCTGGCCCTGGGCATGCTCTGGCACCGCTTGAAAGAAGTGCTCTGA
- a CDS encoding phospholipase D family protein, translated as MSQRLLAFFLLGFLALGGCATLDVPRVPSEALPATQSAFGRSIQAQATPYQGRSGFRLLPNSSEAFMARAELIRNAQSSLDLQYYIVHDGISTRMLVDELLTAADRGVRVRILLDDTTSDGLDQIIATLAAHPQIQIRLFNPLHLGRSTGVTRAMGRLFNLSLQHRRMHNKLWLADNSVAIVGGRNLGDEYFDAEPNLNFTDIDMLSVGPVAEQLGHSFDQYWNSALSKPIADFISSAPSSRDLATARGLLEKSLAESRQQNHALYNRLRTYQTQPRMDIWRRELIWAWNQALWDAPSKVLAKADPDPQLLLTTQLGPELEGVHSELMMISAYFVPGQPGLVYLTGRADAGVDVRLLTNALEATDVPAVHGGYAPYRKALLEHGVKLYELRRQPGDGGGSGPHLLGSRSLHGSDSSLHSKAMIFDRQKSFIGSFNFDPRSVLWNTEVGVLVDSPELAEHVRNLALQGMAPALSYEAKLKDGQVVWVTEDNGQMHTLTREPGSWWRRFNAWFATTVGLERML; from the coding sequence ATGAGCCAACGGCTGTTAGCGTTTTTTTTGCTGGGGTTCCTGGCCCTGGGCGGTTGCGCCACCCTGGACGTGCCCCGGGTGCCCAGCGAGGCACTGCCGGCGACGCAGTCCGCCTTTGGGCGCTCGATCCAGGCCCAGGCCACGCCCTATCAGGGCCGCTCCGGGTTTCGCCTGCTGCCCAACAGCAGCGAAGCGTTCATGGCCCGCGCCGAATTGATCCGCAATGCCCAGAGCAGCCTCGACTTGCAGTACTACATCGTCCATGACGGCATCAGCACGCGCATGCTGGTGGACGAACTGCTGACCGCGGCCGACCGTGGCGTGCGGGTGCGCATCCTCCTGGACGACACCACCAGCGACGGCCTGGACCAGATCATCGCCACACTGGCTGCACATCCGCAGATCCAGATCCGCTTGTTCAACCCCTTGCACCTGGGGCGCAGCACCGGCGTGACACGGGCCATGGGCCGGTTGTTCAACCTGTCGCTGCAACACCGGCGCATGCACAACAAGCTGTGGCTGGCCGACAACAGCGTGGCGATTGTTGGCGGGCGCAACCTGGGGGATGAGTATTTCGATGCCGAGCCCAACCTGAACTTCACCGATATCGACATGCTCAGTGTGGGGCCCGTGGCCGAGCAGTTGGGCCACAGCTTTGATCAGTACTGGAACAGTGCGCTGAGCAAGCCCATCGCCGACTTTATCTCCAGCGCCCCGTCCTCCCGCGACCTGGCCACGGCGCGCGGGCTTCTGGAGAAGTCCCTGGCCGAATCGCGCCAGCAAAACCATGCCCTGTATAACCGCCTGCGCACCTACCAGACCCAGCCGCGCATGGATATCTGGCGCCGGGAGCTGATCTGGGCCTGGAACCAGGCACTGTGGGATGCGCCGAGCAAGGTCCTGGCCAAGGCCGATCCGGACCCACAACTGCTGCTCACGACCCAACTGGGGCCAGAGCTGGAAGGCGTGCACAGTGAGCTGATGATGATTTCGGCCTACTTCGTGCCCGGCCAGCCGGGCCTGGTGTACCTCACCGGCCGCGCGGACGCAGGCGTCGACGTGCGCTTGCTGACCAACGCCCTGGAAGCCACCGACGTGCCGGCGGTGCATGGCGGTTATGCGCCCTATCGCAAGGCGCTGCTGGAGCACGGGGTGAAGTTGTACGAACTGCGTCGCCAACCGGGCGACGGTGGCGGCAGTGGCCCGCACCTGCTGGGCAGCCGCTCGCTGCATGGTTCGGACTCCAGCCTGCACAGCAAGGCGATGATTTTTGATCGGCAGAAGTCGTTTATCGGCTCGTTCAATTTCGACCCGCGTTCGGTGCTGTGGAACACCGAGGTCGGCGTGCTGGTGGACAGTCCCGAACTGGCCGAGCATGTGCGCAACCTGGCCCTGCAAGGGATGGCGCCAGCCTTGAGTTATGAGGCAAAACTTAAGGATGGCCAGGTGGTATGGGTAACGGAAGACAACGGCCAGATGCACACCCTGACCCGCGAGCCGGGCAGTTGGTGGCGCCGGTTCAATGCCTGGTTTGCTACCACCGTGGGCCTGGAGCGCATGCTCTAA
- a CDS encoding cupin domain-containing protein: MDVGERLQSIRKLKGLSQRELAKRAGVTNSTISMIEKNSVSPSISSLRKVLGGIPMSMVEFFSEEILQEKPTQIVYKANELIDISDGAVTMKLVGRAHPSRAIAFLNEIYPPGADTGEEMLTHDGEETGILLEGRLELVVGVETFVLEAGDSYYFESTKPHRFRNPFDVPARLISAATPANF, encoded by the coding sequence TTGGACGTCGGCGAACGACTGCAATCCATCCGTAAACTGAAAGGTCTTTCCCAGCGTGAACTCGCCAAGCGTGCGGGCGTCACCAACAGCACCATTTCGATGATCGAGAAAAACAGTGTCAGCCCATCCATCAGCTCCTTGCGCAAGGTGCTGGGCGGCATCCCCATGTCCATGGTCGAGTTCTTTTCCGAGGAGATCCTCCAGGAAAAACCGACGCAGATAGTCTATAAAGCCAATGAGCTGATCGACATCTCCGATGGCGCGGTGACCATGAAGCTGGTGGGCCGGGCACATCCGAGCCGGGCGATTGCGTTTCTCAACGAAATCTACCCACCGGGCGCCGATACGGGTGAGGAAATGCTGACCCATGACGGCGAGGAAACCGGGATCCTGCTGGAAGGTCGTCTGGAACTGGTGGTAGGCGTTGAAACTTTTGTGCTCGAAGCCGGCGATAGCTACTACTTTGAAAGCACCAAGCCACACCGTTTTCGCAATCCGTTCGATGTGCCGGCGCGACTAATCAGCGCAGCCACACCCGCGAACTTTTAA
- a CDS encoding RidA family protein produces MSIQRQLTNERMSQIVVHSGTVYLAGQVGDDMSAGIEQQTRETLANIERLLDLAGTDKTRLLSVTIYLKDIDADFAGMNAVWDKWLPKGVAPARATVESKLCEPEILVELSVVAALP; encoded by the coding sequence ATGTCAATCCAGCGCCAGCTCACCAATGAGCGCATGAGCCAGATCGTTGTCCACAGCGGTACCGTGTATCTGGCAGGGCAAGTCGGCGACGACATGAGTGCCGGAATTGAACAGCAGACCCGTGAGACCCTGGCCAATATCGAGCGTTTGCTGGATCTGGCCGGTACCGACAAAACCAGGTTGCTGTCGGTGACGATCTACCTCAAAGACATCGACGCCGACTTTGCCGGCATGAACGCGGTATGGGACAAATGGCTGCCAAAAGGCGTCGCCCCGGCCCGCGCTACGGTCGAGTCGAAACTGTGTGAGCCAGAAATCCTGGTCGAGCTGTCTGTCGTGGCCGCTCTTCCTTAA
- a CDS encoding DUF1127 domain-containing protein, with protein sequence MNGLSDVRLALHSQELEAGQERGLTGLAPGNPSRWELFWRRRHTRQALLELTPEQLRDIGLSTEQARQEGLKPFWRG encoded by the coding sequence ATGAATGGCTTGAGCGATGTGCGGCTGGCGTTACACAGTCAGGAACTGGAAGCAGGGCAGGAGCGCGGGCTGACCGGGCTGGCGCCTGGCAATCCGAGCCGTTGGGAACTGTTCTGGCGCCGTCGCCACACGCGCCAGGCCCTGCTGGAGCTGACCCCGGAGCAACTGCGCGATATTGGCCTGAGCACCGAGCAGGCGCGCCAGGAAGGCTTGAAGCCGTTCTGGCGCGGGTGA
- a CDS encoding YkgJ family cysteine cluster protein gives MSCNSQKVNALRRQIPSFECVPGCHDCCGPVTTSTEEMSRLPRKTAAEQEAAMDELNCVHLGPNGCTVYDERPLICRLFGTTPSLPCPNNRGPVELIHPRVEKQIHEYMATTRQVLV, from the coding sequence ATGAGTTGCAACAGCCAGAAAGTCAACGCGCTGCGCCGGCAGATCCCCTCGTTCGAGTGTGTGCCGGGTTGCCATGATTGCTGTGGGCCGGTGACGACATCCACCGAGGAAATGTCGCGCCTGCCGCGCAAGACCGCGGCCGAGCAGGAAGCGGCCATGGATGAGCTGAACTGTGTACACCTGGGGCCCAACGGTTGCACGGTGTACGACGAGCGCCCATTGATCTGTAGGTTGTTTGGTACCACGCCCAGCCTGCCATGCCCCAACAACCGTGGGCCGGTGGAACTGATTCACCCTCGGGTCGAGAAGCAGATCCACGAGTACATGGCGACGACGCGGCAGGTGCTTGTTTAG
- the alr gene encoding alanine racemase — MRPARALIDLQALRHNYQLARELTGAKALAVVKADAYGHGAVRVAQALEDQADGFAVACIEEALELRAAGIGGPVLLLEGFFEADELPLIIEHDFWCVVHSLWQLEAIEQARLSKPLTVWLKLDSGMHRVGLHPKDYHDAYQRLLASGKVAKIVLMSHFARADELDCTSSDEQVAVFDAARQGLAAQVSLRNSPSVMGWPSVSSDWVRPGIMLYGATPFGEDQAVAARLQPVMTLESKVICVRELPAGEPVGYGARFVTPKPMRIGVVAMGYADGYPRHAPTGTPVLVAGQRSQLLGRVSMDMLCIDLTDVPQAGLGSTVELWGKNILASDVATAADTIPYQIFCNLRRVPRLYSGA, encoded by the coding sequence ATGCGTCCTGCCCGTGCCCTGATCGACCTACAAGCCCTGCGCCACAACTACCAATTGGCCCGCGAACTGACCGGGGCCAAGGCCCTCGCCGTGGTCAAGGCTGACGCCTACGGCCATGGAGCCGTGCGCGTGGCCCAGGCCCTGGAAGACCAGGCCGACGGTTTTGCCGTGGCCTGTATCGAGGAGGCGTTGGAGTTACGTGCTGCCGGGATTGGTGGGCCGGTGTTGTTGCTCGAAGGGTTCTTCGAGGCCGACGAACTGCCGCTGATCATCGAGCATGACTTCTGGTGTGTGGTGCATTCGTTGTGGCAGCTGGAAGCGATTGAACAGGCGCGCCTGAGCAAGCCGCTGACGGTGTGGTTGAAGCTGGACTCGGGCATGCACCGGGTCGGCTTGCATCCCAAGGATTATCACGACGCCTATCAGCGCCTGCTGGCCAGCGGCAAGGTGGCCAAGATCGTGTTGATGAGCCACTTCGCCCGCGCCGATGAACTGGACTGCACAAGCAGCGATGAACAGGTCGCGGTATTCGACGCGGCGCGCCAGGGCTTGGCGGCCCAGGTCAGCCTGCGCAATTCGCCGTCGGTGATGGGTTGGCCGAGCGTTTCCAGTGATTGGGTACGGCCGGGCATCATGCTTTATGGCGCGACCCCCTTTGGTGAAGACCAGGCGGTTGCCGCGCGTTTGCAGCCGGTGATGACCCTGGAGTCGAAAGTCATCTGCGTACGCGAGCTGCCTGCGGGCGAGCCAGTGGGTTATGGCGCGCGGTTTGTAACGCCCAAGCCGATGCGTATCGGTGTGGTTGCCATGGGTTATGCCGACGGTTATCCACGGCATGCGCCGACCGGTACGCCGGTGTTGGTCGCCGGCCAGCGCAGCCAATTGCTGGGGCGGGTGTCGATGGACATGCTGTGTATCGACCTGACCGATGTGCCCCAGGCCGGCCTGGGCTCTACTGTCGAGTTGTGGGGCAAAAACATCCTCGCCAGCGACGTGGCGACTGCCGCCGATACCATCCCTTATCAGATTTTCTGCAACCTGCGCCGTGTGCCACGGCTCTATTCCGGCGCTTAG
- the dadA gene encoding D-amino acid dehydrogenase, translating into MRVLVLGSGVIGVASAYYLARAGFEVVVVDRQPAVAMETSFANAGQVSPGYASPWAAPGVPLKAIKWLLQRHAPLAIKATADIDQYLWMAQMLRNCTANRYAVNKERMVRLSEYSRDCLDELRAETGIAYEGRSLGTTQLFRTQAQLDGAAKDIAVLKESGVPFELLDRAGIARVEPALASVTDILAGALRLPNDQTGDCQMFTTRLADMCKQLGVEFRFEQDIQRLDHAGDRINGVWIDGKLETADRYVLALGSYSPQLLKPLGIKAPVYPLKGYSLTVPITNPAMAPTSTILDETYKVAITRFDNRIRVGGMAEIAGFDLSLNPRRRETLEMIVNDLYPQGGDLSEATFWTGLRPTTPDGTPIVGATPFKNLFLNTGHGTLGWTMACGSGRLLADLMAKKTPQISAAGLDISRYGNPQESTKHVNPAPAHQ; encoded by the coding sequence ATGCGCGTTTTGGTCTTGGGTAGCGGTGTCATTGGTGTGGCCAGTGCCTACTATTTGGCGCGTGCCGGTTTTGAAGTGGTCGTGGTCGACCGTCAGCCGGCCGTTGCAATGGAGACCAGCTTCGCCAACGCAGGCCAAGTCTCGCCCGGCTATGCATCGCCATGGGCTGCGCCGGGTGTGCCGCTCAAGGCCATCAAGTGGCTGTTGCAGCGTCATGCGCCGCTGGCGATCAAGGCCACGGCCGATATCGACCAATACCTGTGGATGGCGCAGATGCTGCGTAACTGCACGGCCAACCGTTATGCGGTGAACAAGGAGCGCATGGTGCGCTTGTCCGAGTACAGCCGCGACTGCCTCGATGAACTGCGCGCCGAGACCGGCATTGCCTACGAAGGTCGCAGCCTGGGTACTACGCAATTGTTCCGCACCCAGGCGCAACTCGATGGCGCGGCCAAGGATATCGCCGTGTTGAAAGAGTCCGGCGTACCGTTCGAGCTGCTCGACCGCGCCGGCATCGCCCGCGTCGAGCCGGCCCTGGCCAGCGTCACGGATATCCTGGCCGGTGCCTTGCGCCTGCCCAATGACCAGACCGGCGACTGCCAGATGTTCACCACCCGCCTGGCCGATATGTGCAAACAGTTGGGTGTGGAGTTCCGTTTCGAGCAGGACATTCAGCGCCTGGACCACGCCGGTGATCGTATCAACGGTGTGTGGATCGACGGCAAGCTGGAAACCGCCGATCGCTACGTGCTGGCCCTGGGCAGCTACTCGCCGCAGTTGCTCAAGCCGCTGGGGATCAAGGCGCCGGTGTATCCGCTCAAGGGTTACTCCCTGACTGTGCCGATCACCAACCCGGCGATGGCCCCGACTTCGACCATTCTCGACGAAACCTACAAGGTTGCGATCACCCGGTTCGACAACCGCATCCGGGTCGGTGGCATGGCTGAAATCGCCGGTTTTGACCTGTCGCTGAACCCGCGCCGGCGCGAAACCCTGGAGATGATCGTCAACGACCTTTATCCTCAGGGCGGTGATTTGAGCGAGGCCACGTTCTGGACCGGCCTGCGCCCGACCACCCCGGACGGTACGCCAATTGTCGGCGCCACCCCGTTCAAGAATCTGTTCTTGAACACCGGCCACGGCACCCTAGGCTGGACCATGGCTTGCGGCTCCGGTCGCTTGCTGGCGGACCTGATGGCCAAGAAAACCCCGCAGATCAGCGCCGCTGGCCTTGATATTTCCCGTTACGGCAACCCTCAGGAGTCCACAAAACATGTCAATCCAGCGCCAGCTCACCAATGA